From the Pseudoalteromonas tunicata genome, one window contains:
- a CDS encoding sodium-dependent transporter, which yields MSSVRGEFSSRFGFIMAAAGSAVGLGNIWGFPTQTASNGGAAFVFAYLVLAFCLAYPALMAELTIGRHGQSNAVAALRKISKPGLGHKSAFIVGFGGIVCASLILSFYAIVAGWMMAATIEPLATAAGQPAVASWLTEQSLIRDLLFTAFFIVLTVAIISRGVENGIEKWSKRLMPALLIILFSLIAYVLTQEGAMKGLQAYLVPDFSRIFEPKLLVSALGQAFFSLSLGTSVMVIYGSYISKKENLVSLGAYVTLIDVFIAFVAGLLIIPAMYVAQAQGVQIFSESGALLSEDTLVFQVLPALFDSMGTVGLVVSFAFFALMSIAALTSSISMLEAPVSYAVEKFGMNRVQATWVIGGIIALISFTIVFNFAALFGLVIKVTTQFGQPLLGLMCCIFAGWLWHRGDLLQEIKQGLPEAEHTLFWKVWPWYIKYVCPICIGLVFLNSVL from the coding sequence ATGAGCAGTGTTAGAGGGGAGTTTAGCTCCCGTTTTGGTTTTATTATGGCCGCCGCAGGTTCAGCTGTCGGACTTGGCAATATTTGGGGCTTTCCAACCCAAACAGCATCTAATGGTGGAGCTGCATTTGTATTTGCCTATTTGGTATTAGCATTTTGTTTGGCCTACCCTGCCTTAATGGCAGAATTAACGATTGGTCGTCACGGTCAATCCAATGCAGTGGCTGCACTTCGTAAAATATCCAAACCAGGTTTAGGCCATAAATCAGCATTTATCGTTGGTTTTGGTGGTATTGTTTGTGCGTCGCTCATTTTAAGTTTTTATGCCATTGTTGCTGGCTGGATGATGGCCGCAACGATTGAGCCTTTAGCTACAGCTGCTGGCCAACCCGCAGTCGCAAGCTGGTTAACTGAGCAATCTTTAATTCGTGATTTGCTTTTCACCGCATTTTTCATTGTATTAACGGTCGCAATTATTAGCCGTGGAGTTGAAAATGGCATCGAGAAATGGTCAAAACGATTAATGCCTGCATTACTCATTATTTTATTTTCCTTAATAGCCTATGTATTAACTCAAGAAGGTGCCATGAAAGGGCTTCAAGCTTATTTAGTGCCTGATTTTAGCCGTATTTTTGAACCCAAATTACTGGTAAGCGCCCTTGGACAAGCATTCTTCTCTCTCTCGTTAGGAACCAGTGTTATGGTGATCTACGGCTCTTACATTAGCAAAAAAGAAAATCTAGTGAGCCTTGGTGCATATGTTACATTAATTGATGTCTTTATTGCCTTTGTTGCCGGATTGCTGATTATTCCTGCAATGTATGTTGCTCAAGCACAAGGGGTACAAATTTTTTCAGAGTCAGGTGCGCTACTCTCTGAAGATACGTTAGTTTTCCAAGTGCTGCCGGCTTTATTCGATAGCATGGGCACCGTGGGTTTAGTCGTCAGCTTTGCCTTTTTCGCCTTAATGTCAATTGCAGCACTCACCTCTTCTATTTCAATGCTTGAAGCTCCCGTTTCATATGCCGTAGAGAAATTTGGCATGAACCGTGTCCAAGCAACTTGGGTAATTGGTGGAATTATTGCTTTAATCAGTTTTACAATTGTATTTAATTTTGCGGCTTTATTTGGTTTAGTTATTAAAGTAACCACCCAATTTGGACAGCCGTTATTAGGCTTAATGTGCTGCATCTTTGCAGGTTGGTTATGGCATCGAGGTGATTTACTTCAAGAGATAAAACAAGGCTTACCTGAAGCGGAACATACGCTATTTTGGAAAGTTTGGCCGTGGTAC